The DNA sequence CCATCAGCATGGCGAACGCGTAGGCGGCCGCGAAGACCAGCACCGCCGACAGCCCGCCTTCACCGGCCCCCATCGTCCGTCTCCTTCCCCGCCAGCGGGTGCGGCCAGCCGCGCCGGGCGAGCAGTTCCGTCTCCCGGGCCCGCATGGCCGCCGCCTCCGGCGGCGACTCGTGGTCCCAGCCCAAAAGGTGCAGGGCGCCGTGGACCGTCAGCAGCGCGAATTCCGCCGCGACGTCCCAGCCGTGGCGCTCGCAGCGCCGGCGCACGAATCCCGGCGCAATCACGATCGCGCCCGCGTCGCCCGGCTCCCCCGTCTCGCCGCCGCCGACGCCGTCCCACCACAGGTCGCACGCGGCGTGCCCCTCGCCGGCGCGCACGGCGGGGGGACCGTCGCCCCCGGCGACCAGGTTCCCGAAGGAGAGCACGTCGGTCGGTTCCGGCTTGCCGCGGTAGAGCCCGTTGAGCCGGGCCATCTCGGCGTCGTCGACCCAGACCTGCTCGGCGGTCCACCCGTCCAGGCCGACCGGCTCGGCCAGGGCCGCCAGCTCGCTCCGCGCCGCGGCGTCGGGCGCCCCGGCGTCCGTCGCCGATCCCGCGGCGAGCCGCATCACCGTCGTCAGCCTCATGTCCAGTCCCTGCCGTGGAGCGACTCGGCGCGCTCGCGCTGTCCCGGGTAGGGGATGCGGGCGTGGTGGATCCCCGCCAGCAGCGGCACGAAGGCCTCGCGCACCGCGGCGATGTCCTTGAGCGTCAGGCCGCAGTGGTCGAGCTCGCCGCAGAGCATGCGCTCGTCGGCCACCTGCTTGACGACCTCGCGGATGCGCCCCGGCGTGGGCTTGGCCAGCGCGCGCGTGGCGGCCTCCACGGCGTCGGCGAGCATCAGGATCGCCGTCTCGCGGCTGCGCGGCTTGGGGCCGGGGTAGCGGAAGTCGTCGACCTTCACCGTCTCGTTGCTCTCGTTCTGCAGGGCCTTGTGGTAGAAGAATTTCATCACGTGCGTGCCGTGGTGCTCGGGGATGAAGGCGACCACGGCCTCCGGCAGCCGCCACTGCCGCGCCAGCGCGATGCCGTCCTTCACGTGGGCGGCGACCACCAGGGCGCTGAGGCTCGGGCTCAGATCGTCGTGCTTGTTGGGGCCGCCCCCCTGGTTCTCGACGAAGTACTCGGGCTTGCTCAGCTTGCCGATGTCGTGGAACAGCGCGCCGACGCGCGTGAGCAGGGAGTTGGCGCCCACCGCGCGGGCCGCGTTCTCGGCCAGCTGCCCGACGACCTGGCTGTGGTGGAAGGTGCCCTGGGACTCCAGCGCCATCCGCTTGAGCAGGGGATGGTTGAGGTCCGACAGCTCGATCAGCGTCAGGTCGCTGCACACGCCGACCCGCGGCTCGACGATCGGCAGCAGGAACAGGCCCAGCGCCACCGACGCCACCGGCGAGAGGGCGGCCACCAGCGCCTCGTGCAGGAAGCCCACGGCCCGCTCCCCGCCGGCGGCGCGCTCGAGCCCGACCAGCAGCACCCCCGCCGCGGCGAGGATCGCGATCGCCTGGTAGAACTGGCCCCGCTGCCGGATGCGCCGCATGAAGGTCACCGCCAGCAGCCCCATCACCAGCCAGGCCACCGCCGCGGCCGCGCCGGCGGCCTCGTGGAAGCAGAGCAGCCCGACCACCAACAGGGTCATCGCGTAGCCCACGCGGTCGCGGAACAGCACCGTGGCCAGCATGCCGAGCAGCGTGATCGGCACCGCGAACGGCCCCAGCACGGGACGCGCCAGGCAGGCCGCGCCGGCGAACAGCACCGCGCCCAGCAGCAGGGTCGCGGTGACGAGCCGCCGCGGCTCGCGCAGCAGCTGCGGGAAGTGGAGCGCGGCGATCCAGCCGAACAGCAGCAGCAGCCCCAGCACCAGCGCCGAGCGCGCGGCCTGGCGCCAGAACCGCGACCCGCCGCCCGGCTCGCCCCGGGCCGTGAGGTGGGCCTGGAGGGCGTCGAGGTCGAGCGCGTCCTGCGCGGTCAGCCGCACGCCCTTCTCGACCACGCGCTCGCCCGCCAGGAACGAGCGCTCGACGGGCACGGCCTGGCGGGCGGCGAGCCGGTGCGCCCGCGTGTCCTCGTCGCTGTAGACGAGGTTGGGCAGCACCAGCGGGCGCAGCAGCAGCCCGCCCCAGGCGGCCGGTTCCGGTCCGAGGCCCGCGGCGGACAGGGCCTGTTGGAGACGCGCCGCCACGGCGTCCTGCGCGGTCAGCAGGGAGGCGTCGGCGACCGTCTCGCCGGCGGCGCCGACGATGCGCACCTGCCGGTAGGTGCCGGGCGGCAGGACGTCGACCACCCCGTCGTCCAGGACGCTGCGCAGCGCCGTCTCGGCCGCGGCGAAAAAGCCGTCCGGGTCCGGCATGGCCAGGGCCCGCGCCGCGTCCTGCGCGGCGAGTTCGGGGAAGAGCAGGCCCACGAGGTCCGCACGCTGCTCGAGCGAGAGCTCGGTCTGCCCGGCCCGCCTCACGATCGCGTCGCGCCAGGACGAGAGCCGGTCGAGCGCGCCGCGGCGCGGGCTCCCGAGCCGGCGCAGCACCGGCGGCTCCGCCATCATGGCCTGCATCTGTCGCATCTCGATGTCCTGGGCGAGCATCGGCGCGGAGAAGGGCACCGGCGCGAGGATGTCGCGGTCGGCGATCGCGCCGGCGTCGGGGAAGTCGGCGTCGATGCGCGGCACCACGGGCAGCAGTTCGGCCTGCAGCCACACCAGCATCGCCACCGTCGCCGCGGACCAGGCCCAGCGGCGCCAGCCGGAAACCGGCGTCCGTTGCAGGAGCCGGCGACCGCCCGCGGCCAGCGGGAAGGCGCGCCCTCCCTCGCGGGGCGCCCTCATCCAGCCCATGCCCGGCCATCTGGTCATGCCGCTCCCGTCACGTCGTCACTTCCGCTTCTCCGCGCCGCGCTCCTCGGCTTCGCGGAACGCCTCCACGATGCGCCGCACCAGCGGGTGGCGCACGACGTCCCGCTGGGTCAGCTCGACGAAGGCGATGCCCTCGGTGCCGGCCAGGATGTCGCGCACGCGCACCAGGCCGGAGTCCTTGCCCTGCGCCAGGTCGATCTGCGTGACGTCGCCCGTGATGACGGCCTTCGACTGGTGTCCCAGCCGGGTCAGGAACATCTTCATCTGGCCGAGCGTCGTGTTCTGGGCCTCGTCCAGGATGACGAAGGCCTGGTTGAGGGTGCGGCCGCGCATGTAGGCCAGCGGCGCGGCCTCGATCACCCCGCTGCTCATGTAGCGCTGGATGCGGCCCGGGCCCACCGTGTCCCCCAGCGCGTCGTGGAGCGGCCGCAGGTAGGGATCGATCTTCTCCTGCAGGTCGCCGGGCAGGAACCCCAGCTGCTCGCCGGCCTCGACCGCGGGCCGCACCAGGATGATGCGCTCGACCAGCCCGCGCTTGAGGTAGTCCATCGCCATGACCACGGCCAGGTAGGTCTTGCCGGTGCCGGCCGGCCCGATGGCGAAGACCACGTCGTGGGCGCGGATGGCCTCGACGTAGCCCTGCTGGCCCGCGGTCTTGACGCGGATGGCGCGGCGGTTCCCGGCCACCAGCAGGGTCTCGCCCACCGCCTCGGGCTCGCCGTCCTGCGGACGCAGGTGCTGCTCGAGCACGTAGTGGACGCTCACGGTGTCCAGGGCCTTCTCCCGCTCCAGCAGCTCGACCAGCCGGCAGACCACGCGCGCCATCGTCTCGGTCTCGGCGGGCTCGCCGCGCAGGACCAGGGCGTCCCCGCGCACCGAGATGCTGCCGCCGTAGTGCTCCTCCAGGACGCGCAGGTTGGCGTCGTGCCAGCCCAGCAGGGCGAACTGGTCGACGCCCGCGAGGTCGATCGCCGCCTCGCCGGGCGCGGTCGCGGTCAGCCTGCCGACGGCGCCGCTCACCCGCGCTCCTCTTCCGCCACGACCCGGATGTGCAGCTCGGCCAGCTGGGCGGGGCTGATGCCGCCCGGCGAATCGTCCAGGGGCGAGGAGGCCAGGTAGGTCTTCGGGAACGCGATCACATCGCGCAGCGACGAGCTGCCGGTCAGCAGCATCGCGATCCGGTCCAGGCCCAGGGCGATGCCGCCGTGGGGCGGCGCGCCGTACTCCAGGGCGTCCAGGAAGAAGCCGAACTTGTCGCGCGACTCCTGCTCGGTCATGCCGACCACGCGGAACACCGCCTCCTGGAGCGCGCGGCGGTGGATGCGGATGCTGCCCGAGCCCAGCTCGACCCCGTTGCAGACGAGGTCGTAGAGCTGCCCGTGGCAGGCGCCGGGATCGCTCTCGAGCAAGGGCTCGCTCGCGGCGTCCGGCATCGTGAACATGTGGTGGCAGGCCGCCCAGGCGCCGGTCTTCTCGTCCTGCTCGAACAGCGGGAAACTGCGCACCCAGGCGAAGGCCCAGGCGCCCTCGGGGATCCAACCCCGCTGCGCTCCCAGCTCCAGCCGCACGGCGCCCAGCGCCGCGCCGACGGTCGCCGCCGGGCCGGCGCCGAACAGGACCAGGTCGCCCTCGCGCAGCCCGAGCCGCTCGCGCAGCGCCGACTGGAACGGCGCCGACATGAACTTCGCGATCCCGCCGTCGAAGCCGTCGGCGGTCGCCTTCACGAAGGCCATCCCGCGGGCGCCGCGCTTGCGCGCGACCTCTTCGAGGTCGGTGATCTGTTTGCGGCTGTAACCGGCGCAACCTTCGGCGGCGAGGCAGCGCACGACGCCCCCCTCGGCGACGGCCGTCGCGAAGACGCCGAAGCCGCTGTCGGCCGCCAGGTCGCTCACGTCGCGGATCGGGCAACCGAAGCGCAGGTCGGGCTTGTCGGAACCGTAGAGGTCCATGGCCTCGGCGTAGGAGAGCCGCGGGAACGGCGTGGGCAGTTCGATGCCGGCGGCCTCGCGGAACAGGGTCGCCACCATCCCCTCCACGAGCGCGAAGATCTCCGGCTCGGTCACGAAGCTCATCTCGAGATCGATCTGGGTGTGCTCGGGCTGGCGGTCCTTGCGCAGGTCCTCGTCCCGCAGGCAGCGCGGCAGCTGGTAGTAGCGGTCCACGCCCGAGACCATCAGGATCTGCTTGTACAGCTGGGGCGACTGCGGCAGCGCGTAGAAGCGTCCCGGGTGGATGCGGCTGGGCACGACGTAGTCGCGCGCGCCCTCGGGCGTCGTCTTGATCAGCAGCGGCGTCTCGACCTCCAGGAAGTCGCGCTCCCCGAGGTAGCGGCGCACCGCCTGGGCGGCCCGGTGGCGCACCATCAGGTTGTTCATCATCTCGGGCCGGCGCAGATCGACGTAGCGGTACTTCAGGCGCAGCTCGTCCGCGGCCTGCGCCGCCTGGTCGAGCTGGAAGGGCAGCGGCTTGCAGGGGTTGAGCACCTCGATCCCCGTCGCCGCCACCTCGACCGCACCGGTGGCCATCGTCGCGTTGACCATGCCCTCGGGCCGCGGGCGGACGCGCCCGCTGACCGCGATCACCGATTCGAGCTTCACCAGACCGCTGCGCGCGGGCAGGTCGCCGTCCTCGAAGACCACCTGGACGGTGCCGTAGCGGTCCCGCAAGTCGATGAAGGTGACACCGCCCATGTCGCGGATCTTCGCGGCCCAGCCGGCGAGCCGGACGGTCTCCCCCACGCGCGCGGTGCCGATGTCGCAGCAGCGATGGGTCCGGATCAGTGTCGCGTCGCTCACAAGCCCAGCACCTCCCGCACCGCCGCGAGCAGGCCGTCGCCCGCCACCTCGCGCTGGTGCCCGTCGTTCAGGTCCTTCATCTGGAAGCCGCCGGCGGCGAGCTCCTCGTCGCCGGCGATCAGCACGAGCCGCGCCCCCCGCGAGTGGGCGCC is a window from the bacterium genome containing:
- a CDS encoding HDIG domain-containing protein codes for the protein MTRWPGMGWMRAPREGGRAFPLAAGGRRLLQRTPVSGWRRWAWSAATVAMLVWLQAELLPVVPRIDADFPDAGAIADRDILAPVPFSAPMLAQDIEMRQMQAMMAEPPVLRRLGSPRRGALDRLSSWRDAIVRRAGQTELSLEQRADLVGLLFPELAAQDAARALAMPDPDGFFAAAETALRSVLDDGVVDVLPPGTYRQVRIVGAAGETVADASLLTAQDAVAARLQQALSAAGLGPEPAAWGGLLLRPLVLPNLVYSDEDTRAHRLAARQAVPVERSFLAGERVVEKGVRLTAQDALDLDALQAHLTARGEPGGGSRFWRQAARSALVLGLLLLFGWIAALHFPQLLREPRRLVTATLLLGAVLFAGAACLARPVLGPFAVPITLLGMLATVLFRDRVGYAMTLLVVGLLCFHEAAGAAAAVAWLVMGLLAVTFMRRIRQRGQFYQAIAILAAAGVLLVGLERAAGGERAVGFLHEALVAALSPVASVALGLFLLPIVEPRVGVCSDLTLIELSDLNHPLLKRMALESQGTFHHSQVVGQLAENAARAVGANSLLTRVGALFHDIGKLSKPEYFVENQGGGPNKHDDLSPSLSALVVAAHVKDGIALARQWRLPEAVVAFIPEHHGTHVMKFFYHKALQNESNETVKVDDFRYPGPKPRSRETAILMLADAVEAATRALAKPTPGRIREVVKQVADERMLCGELDHCGLTLKDIAAVREAFVPLLAGIHHARIPYPGQRERAESLHGRDWT
- the aspS gene encoding aspartate--tRNA ligase, whose amino-acid sequence is MIRTHRCCDIGTARVGETVRLAGWAAKIRDMGGVTFIDLRDRYGTVQVVFEDGDLPARSGLVKLESVIAVSGRVRPRPEGMVNATMATGAVEVAATGIEVLNPCKPLPFQLDQAAQAADELRLKYRYVDLRRPEMMNNLMVRHRAAQAVRRYLGERDFLEVETPLLIKTTPEGARDYVVPSRIHPGRFYALPQSPQLYKQILMVSGVDRYYQLPRCLRDEDLRKDRQPEHTQIDLEMSFVTEPEIFALVEGMVATLFREAAGIELPTPFPRLSYAEAMDLYGSDKPDLRFGCPIRDVSDLAADSGFGVFATAVAEGGVVRCLAAEGCAGYSRKQITDLEEVARKRGARGMAFVKATADGFDGGIAKFMSAPFQSALRERLGLREGDLVLFGAGPAATVGAALGAVRLELGAQRGWIPEGAWAFAWVRSFPLFEQDEKTGAWAACHHMFTMPDAASEPLLESDPGACHGQLYDLVCNGVELGSGSIRIHRRALQEAVFRVVGMTEQESRDKFGFFLDALEYGAPPHGGIALGLDRIAMLLTGSSSLRDVIAFPKTYLASSPLDDSPGGISPAQLAELHIRVVAEEERG
- a CDS encoding PhoH family protein codes for the protein MSGAVGRLTATAPGEAAIDLAGVDQFALLGWHDANLRVLEEHYGGSISVRGDALVLRGEPAETETMARVVCRLVELLEREKALDTVSVHYVLEQHLRPQDGEPEAVGETLLVAGNRRAIRVKTAGQQGYVEAIRAHDVVFAIGPAGTGKTYLAVVMAMDYLKRGLVERIILVRPAVEAGEQLGFLPGDLQEKIDPYLRPLHDALGDTVGPGRIQRYMSSGVIEAAPLAYMRGRTLNQAFVILDEAQNTTLGQMKMFLTRLGHQSKAVITGDVTQIDLAQGKDSGLVRVRDILAGTEGIAFVELTQRDVVRHPLVRRIVEAFREAEERGAEKRK
- the ybeY gene encoding rRNA maturation RNase YbeY encodes the protein MRLTTVMRLAAGSATDAGAPDAAARSELAALAEPVGLDGWTAEQVWVDDAEMARLNGLYRGKPEPTDVLSFGNLVAGGDGPPAVRAGEGHAACDLWWDGVGGGETGEPGDAGAIVIAPGFVRRRCERHGWDVAAEFALLTVHGALHLLGWDHESPPEAAAMRARETELLARRGWPHPLAGKETDDGGR